The proteins below are encoded in one region of Meiothermus cerbereus DSM 11376:
- a CDS encoding HD domain-containing phosphohydrolase, with the protein MQLEDMTVFIVDDEPTNVALLQRTLERVGFSRIYATTDPTRFEECLSRFRPDVILLDLHMPKRNGFEILKYLQERQVDGEYLPVLVLTADPTAEAKRRALKLGAEDFLQKPFDLLEVALRVRRLLQTRYLHLQLKDENSRLEAAVRARTQELHEAHLDVLRRLAHAAEFRDDDTGEHVHRVAENACKIAQGLGLESAVVEALRQAAPLHDIGKIAIPDAILRKTSRLTPEEYEFMKSHTVVGASLLEGGKSVYLQMASRIARSHHEHFDGGGYPDGLKGEAIPLEARIVAVVDVFDALVCRRPYKQAWPVPQAVAEIKRQAGFQFDPDVVRVFLQCVHEGAFLLPAPLTQS; encoded by the coding sequence ATGCAATTAGAAGACATGACCGTTTTTATTGTGGATGATGAGCCGACAAACGTGGCTTTGTTGCAAAGAACCCTCGAGCGTGTGGGGTTTTCCCGCATTTACGCCACCACGGATCCAACCCGCTTTGAAGAGTGTTTGAGCAGATTTCGGCCCGACGTGATTCTGCTGGATTTGCACATGCCCAAACGGAATGGCTTTGAAATACTCAAGTACCTGCAGGAGCGCCAGGTGGACGGTGAATACCTGCCGGTGCTTGTGCTTACCGCCGACCCCACAGCCGAAGCCAAGCGCCGAGCCCTGAAGCTTGGGGCTGAAGATTTTTTGCAAAAACCCTTTGACTTACTCGAGGTTGCCTTACGGGTGCGTCGCTTGCTCCAGACCCGTTACCTGCACCTGCAGCTGAAAGATGAGAATTCGCGCCTGGAGGCAGCCGTGCGGGCCCGTACCCAGGAATTGCACGAAGCGCATCTGGATGTGCTTCGACGCCTGGCGCACGCCGCCGAATTTCGCGATGACGATACGGGTGAGCACGTGCACAGGGTTGCCGAAAACGCCTGCAAAATTGCGCAGGGCCTGGGCCTGGAGTCCGCTGTGGTGGAAGCGCTTCGTCAGGCGGCTCCCCTGCACGACATAGGTAAGATTGCAATACCGGACGCCATACTCCGCAAAACTTCCCGGCTTACCCCAGAAGAGTATGAGTTCATGAAGAGCCATACTGTGGTGGGTGCTTCGCTGCTTGAGGGGGGTAAGTCGGTTTACTTACAAATGGCCAGCCGCATTGCGCGCTCGCACCACGAACACTTCGATGGTGGAGGCTACCCAGACGGCCTCAAAGGCGAAGCCATTCCCCTGGAGGCCCGAATTGTAGCAGTAGTAGATGTCTTTGACGCCCTGGTGTGTAGACGCCCGTACAAACAGGCCTGGCCTGTGCCACAGGCTGTTGCAGAAATTAAGCGCCAGGCGGGTTTTCAATTCGACCCCGATGTGGTCAGAGTATTTTTACAGTGTGTCCACGAAGGGGCCTTCCTGTTGCCTGCGCCGCTGACGCAAAGCTGA
- a CDS encoding S8 family peptidase gives MGGQVNLSWNIEGAQFYTVRSEPPLPDLPLITTSSSVSLQLEGNQSPDPKSYRVIIEANTPKGLERLIVNLRVEGRSVCSSSIKSQAQLPAAKSVLKATGLGHFDVPHVAGRLIVYHKSGLSLQSQIASAQSLGAQWVRDLGGGWNLYRTQPGQEAKVAQSLYQHGLGQYVQPEYLYQPDSLAVPPHNRSYQLEQAPLFRLMNLEQAWQKLDEVKPGCDAPVVAVADTGFYTQRGDLAPNLTPQNSWLDVVGDEIENPRPVRGAVEPKPGAGANHGTQVASIIAATTNNGSALAGTAYNLLRVLPIKVFDAKRQAGTLQVAQALEYAAGATQIAGQVFINPTPAQVVNLSLSISKPGFRDPYLEQVLEQVTQQGVVVVASSGNADLPSVGYPASSPYVIAVGATDINQARAKWFSGYASNYGAELEFVAPGSGVPVAYGPSKDDYALAYGTSASAPFISSAIGLYLLQQQQLGKSHTDRLTQVRNCLKSAGQNASAWNSQTGYGLVDVAKVVDPHNTACFPKE, from the coding sequence GTGGGGGGGCAGGTAAATCTTAGCTGGAATATAGAGGGGGCCCAGTTTTATACGGTTCGTAGCGAGCCCCCGCTGCCCGACCTGCCCCTTATCACCACCAGCTCTTCTGTCAGCCTCCAGCTCGAGGGCAACCAGAGCCCCGACCCTAAAAGTTATCGGGTAATTATTGAGGCCAATACCCCCAAAGGCCTCGAGCGCCTCATCGTCAACCTGCGCGTAGAGGGCAGGTCGGTCTGCTCCAGCAGCATCAAATCGCAAGCGCAGCTTCCTGCGGCCAAATCGGTGCTAAAAGCGACAGGGTTGGGCCACTTTGACGTACCGCACGTGGCAGGACGCCTGATCGTCTATCACAAGAGCGGCTTAAGCCTGCAAAGCCAAATCGCCAGCGCCCAAAGCCTGGGGGCCCAGTGGGTGCGGGATCTGGGGGGTGGCTGGAACCTGTACCGCACCCAGCCCGGCCAAGAGGCTAAGGTGGCCCAAAGTCTGTATCAGCACGGGCTGGGCCAGTACGTGCAGCCCGAGTACCTCTACCAGCCCGACAGCCTGGCCGTGCCCCCCCATAACCGCAGCTACCAGCTAGAACAAGCGCCCCTGTTTAGGCTTATGAACCTTGAGCAGGCCTGGCAAAAGCTAGATGAAGTGAAACCGGGGTGCGATGCACCGGTAGTCGCCGTGGCCGACACCGGGTTTTATACCCAGCGGGGCGACCTGGCGCCCAATTTGACTCCCCAAAATAGCTGGTTGGACGTAGTGGGAGACGAGATCGAAAACCCCCGCCCCGTCCGAGGTGCAGTAGAACCAAAACCCGGCGCCGGCGCCAACCACGGAACCCAGGTGGCGAGCATCATCGCGGCCACCACCAACAACGGCTCGGCCCTGGCTGGCACTGCCTATAACCTGCTGCGCGTACTGCCTATCAAGGTTTTCGATGCCAAGCGGCAGGCCGGTACGCTGCAAGTGGCCCAGGCGCTGGAGTACGCCGCTGGGGCAACCCAAATCGCCGGGCAGGTTTTCATCAACCCCACCCCGGCTCAGGTTGTCAACTTATCGCTTTCCATCTCCAAACCGGGTTTCCGCGACCCCTACCTCGAGCAGGTACTCGAGCAGGTTACCCAGCAGGGTGTGGTGGTGGTGGCCTCGAGCGGCAACGCAGACCTGCCCTCGGTGGGCTACCCCGCATCCTCGCCTTACGTCATCGCAGTAGGCGCCACCGACATCAACCAAGCCCGGGCAAAATGGTTTAGCGGCTATGCATCCAACTATGGCGCCGAGCTCGAGTTTGTTGCCCCTGGCAGCGGTGTACCAGTAGCCTACGGGCCCAGCAAGGACGACTACGCCCTGGCCTATGGCACTTCCGCCTCTGCACCTTTCATCAGCAGCGCCATCGGCCTGTATCTCCTACAGCAGCAGCAGCTTGGCAAATCTCACACAGACCGGCTGACCCAGGTACGCAACTGCTTGAAAAGCGCTGGGCAAAACGCTTCGGCCTGGAACAGCCAAACCGGCTACGGCCTCGTGGACGTGGCCAAGGTGGTGGATCCCCACAACACCGCCTGTTTTCCTAAGGAGTAG
- a CDS encoding type I CRISPR-associated protein Cas7 yields MICNPDLHHKFVLLFEIKNASPLDLSFLSSPHQLAQDVRYGLVFDEAIREALNLYFEKESLPVLRKWPVIEQAYAAKGAKALCAGFYNLRMFGLVHPAGHTLIPGPVRFSLARSVDPIFPLTSGRNAAYGLYRMHGYYTPTAGKENGVSASDLEQLWKGLSSVFAPDTSSWPIETSMRGLWVFTHQAKRAEPIPSRELFNLVQTPALKSQAQKFEDYSIQAPPPGRLEAMPSVFLTQFA; encoded by the coding sequence ATGATCTGCAACCCAGATCTACATCACAAGTTTGTGCTGCTGTTTGAGATCAAAAACGCCAGCCCGCTCGACCTGTCCTTTCTGAGCAGCCCCCACCAGCTCGCCCAGGATGTGCGCTATGGGCTGGTGTTCGATGAGGCGATCAGGGAAGCGCTAAACCTGTACTTTGAGAAAGAGTCGTTGCCCGTGCTCAGAAAGTGGCCGGTCATTGAGCAAGCCTACGCCGCAAAGGGGGCTAAGGCCCTGTGTGCAGGGTTTTACAACCTGCGGATGTTTGGCCTCGTCCACCCCGCAGGGCACACCCTGATTCCGGGCCCAGTTCGCTTTTCGCTGGCCCGCTCGGTTGATCCTATCTTCCCGCTCACCTCGGGCCGCAATGCAGCCTATGGGCTTTACCGCATGCACGGATACTACACCCCCACCGCCGGAAAGGAGAACGGTGTAAGCGCATCGGATTTGGAACAGCTCTGGAAAGGACTATCCAGCGTGTTTGCACCAGATACCTCGAGCTGGCCTATCGAAACATCCATGCGGGGCTTGTGGGTCTTTACCCACCAGGCCAAACGAGCCGAGCCTATCCCCTCCAGGGAATTGTTCAACCTGGTGCAAACCCCAGCCCTAAAATCTCAGGCCCAGAAATTTGAAGACTACTCCATCCAGGCTCCTCCCCCGGGCAGGCTCGAGGCCATGCCCAGCGTCTTTCTAACCCAGTTTGCGTGA